One stretch of Gadus chalcogrammus isolate NIFS_2021 chromosome 14, NIFS_Gcha_1.0, whole genome shotgun sequence DNA includes these proteins:
- the htatip2 gene encoding oxidoreductase HTATIP2 yields MKLLMSILGKATGYLTLVVVLIAAVLHYLDYSEPGALPSMAVNMESLEEDFRQQNKSCFILGATGETGRLLLKELLDRNLFSKITLIGRREVTFEDKAYEKLIQEVVDFEKLEDHATAFQGHDVGYCCLGTTKAKSGAEGFVRVDHDYVLKSAELAKAGGCSQFHLESSKGADKGSSFLYLKVKGQVEAEIEALGFDRLSIYRPAVLLVERQESRPGEWMARKVLSSCSFMFPSMSVPIQAVTRAMVSNTVLKPEHPTEILENKAIQTLGASPTK; encoded by the exons ATGAAATTACTAATGAGCATCCTAGGAAAAGCGACAGGATATTTGACACTCGTTGTTGTGTTGATCGCTGCGGTTTTACATTACCTGGATTATTCCGAACCAGGGGCATTACCTAg CATGGCTGTTAACATGGAGAGCCTGGAGGAGGATTTTAGGCAGCAGAACAAAAGCTGTTTTATCCTGGGAGCCACTGGGGAGACGGGAAGACTGCTTCTCAAAGAGCTGCTGGATCGAAACCTCTTCTCCAAGATCACGCTCATCGGCAGGAGAGAGGTTACCTTCGAGGACAAAGCTTACGAAAAGCTG ATCCAGGAGGTGGTGGACTTTGAGAAGCTGGAGGACCACGCCACCGCCTTCCAGGGCCATGATGTCGGCTACTGCTGTCTGGGAACCACCAAGGCGAAGTCTGGGGCG GAGGGCTTTGTTCGAGTGGATCACGACTACGTGCTGAAGTCTGCCGAGCTGGCCAAGGCGGGCGGATGCTCTCAGTTCCACCTGGAGTCGTCTAAAGGAGCCGATAAGGGCAGCAGCTTCCTCTATCTCAAAGTCAAG GGACAAGTGGAGGCAGAAATAGAAGCACTGGGCTTTGATCGACTCTCCATCTACAGACCTGC ggtgCTCTTGGTTGAGAGGCAGGAGAGCCGGCCGGGTGAATGGATGGCCAGGAAGGTGCTGAGCTCCTGCTCCTTCATGTTTCCCTCCATGTCCGTGCCCATCCAAGCCGTGACGCGGGCCATGGTGTCCAACACGGTCCTCAAGCCTGAGCACCCCACGGAGATCCTGGAGAACAAGGCCATCCAAACCCTGGGAGCCAGCCCCACCAaatga